The Manis javanica isolate MJ-LG chromosome 4, MJ_LKY, whole genome shotgun sequence genome contains a region encoding:
- the WASF2 gene encoding actin-binding protein WASF2 — protein MPLVTRNIEPRHLCRQTLPSVRSELECMTNITLANVIRQLGSLSKYAEDIFGELFTQANTFASRVSSLAERVDRLQVKVTQLDPKEEEVSLQGINTRKAFRSSTIQDQKLFDRNSLPVPVLETYNTCDTPPPLNNLTPYRDDGKEALKFYTDPSYFFDLWKEKMLQDTKDIMKEKRKHRKEKKDNPNRGNVNPRKIKTRKEEWEKMKMGQEFVESKEKLGPSGYPPTLVYQNGSIGSVENVDASSYPPPPQSDSTSPPSPSFSEDSLPPPPAEFSYPADNNQRGSGLAGPKRSSVVSPSHPPPAPPLGSLPGPRLGFSPPPAPPPPPPVMGIPPPPPPGGFGSPGTPPPPSPPSFPPHPDFAAPPPPPPPPAADYPALPPPPLSQPAGGAPPPPPPPPPPGPPPLPFGGADGQPAAPPQLSDATKPKSSLPPVSDARSDLLSAIRQGFQLRRVEEQREQEKRDVVGNDVATILSRRIAVEYSDSEDDSSEFDEDDWSD, from the exons ATGCCGTTAGTAACGAGGAACATTGAGCCAAGGCACCTGTGCCGTCAGACGTTGCCTAGTGTTAGAAGCGAGCTGGAATGCATGACCAACATCACCCTGGCAAATGTCATCCGACAGCTGGGCAGCCTGA gtAAATATGCAGAGGACATTTTTGGAGAGCTTTTCACTCAGGCAAATACCTTTGCCTCTCGGGTAAGCTCCCTTGCTGAGAGGGTCGACCGCCTACAAGTTAAAGTCACTCAGCTGGATCCCAAGGAAGAAGAAG TGTCACTACAGGGAATCAACACCCGAAAGGCCTTCAGAAGCTCTACCATCCAAGACCAGAAGCTTTTTGACAGAAACTCTCTCCCAGTACCTGTCTTAGAAACATACAACACCTGTGATACTCCTCCACCTCTCAACAATCTCACCCCTTACAG AGACGATGGGAAAGAGGCACTCAAATTCTACACAGACCCTTCATACTTCTTTGATCTTTGGAAGGAGAAGATGCTGCAGGACACCAAGGATAtcatgaaagagaagagaaagcataGG aaagaaaagaaagataatccAAATCGAGGAAATGTAAATCCACGTAAAATCAAGACACGTAAGGAAGAGTGGGAGAAAATGAAGATGGGACAAGAATTTGTGGAATCCAAAGAAAAGCTGGGGCCTTCTGG GTATCCTCCCACCTTGGTGTACCAGAATGGCAGTATCGGCTCTGTTGAAAACGTGGACGCAAGCAGCTACCCACCACCGCCACAGTCAGACTCCACTTCTCCACCTTCGCCTTCTTTCTCTGAGGACAGCTTGCCTCCCCCTCCAGCAGAGTTCAG ctacCCAGCAGACAACAACCAAAGAGGGTCTGGCTTAGCTGGACCCAAAAGATCCAGTGTggtcagccccagccatccaccaCCAGCTCCTCCTCTAGGCTCtctgccaggccccaggctcgGGTTTTCTCCACCACCtgcccctccacctccacctccagtgATGGGTattccacccccaccaccacctggaGGATTTGGGTCTCCAGGgaccccaccaccaccttcacctCCATCTTTCCCACCTCACCCTGATTTTGCTgcccctccgcctcctcctccaccacctgcAGCTGACTACCCGGCTCTGCCACCACCTCCCTTGTCTCAGCCAGCAGGgggagcccctccccctcctcccccacctccccctcccgggccccctcctctccctttcGGAGGTGCAGATGGCCAGCCTGCTGCACCACCACAGCTTTCTGATGCCACCAAGCCTAAGTCCTCCTTGCCTCCTGTGAGCGATGCCCGCAGTGACTTGCTTTCAGCCATCCGCCAAG GCTTTCAGCTGCGCAGGGTTGAGGAGCAACGGGAACAAGAAAAGCGGGATGTTGTGGGCAACGATGTGGCCACTATCTTGTCACGGCGCATTGCTGTGGAGTATAGCGACTCAGAAGATGACTCCTCAGAGTTTGATGAGGACGACTGGTCGGATTAA